In Corynebacterium nuruki S6-4, the following proteins share a genomic window:
- a CDS encoding ISL3 family transposase: MHPTGNLVADTICRTAELGLTITGAADAGTLTIIDAAPLAVADSCPDCAMPGAKRDHVRRRLVDLPVVGFPTRLHVRVPRFTCTNPTCSRKIFQTSLPCADDGATLTRRVTRWILQRLAIDRMSVAATAKALGVGWELVNKVAVTATRNLVYADPSHLAGVRILGVDEHVWKHTRRPGEPSSMVTVLVDLTPLVDGAGPARLIDMRPGRSAEVLRTWLRERDPQFRAGVQVVTMDGFAGYATAVDHDLPAARKVMDPFHVVHLAAEKLTGCRQRLQRETTGRRGRKDDPLYKHRRALLTRTNFLTDRQKQRLDLLWDTDDDYVALQVTWEFYQDVIAAYGHPDKSRGKKLMSRVIDALRQGLPAGLEELAQLGRTLWRRRADILAYFDLGATNGPVEAINGRLEHLRGIALGFRNLNHYILRSLIHSGQLQDRINAL, translated from the coding sequence AACCTCGTCGCCGACACCATCTGCCGCACTGCGGAACTCGGACTGACGATCACCGGTGCTGCCGACGCCGGCACACTCACCATCATCGACGCTGCCCCGCTGGCAGTCGCCGATTCCTGCCCGGACTGCGCGATGCCTGGGGCGAAGCGGGACCACGTCCGACGTCGACTCGTCGACCTGCCGGTCGTCGGGTTCCCCACTCGCCTGCACGTCCGGGTACCGCGCTTCACCTGCACCAACCCCACGTGCAGCAGGAAGATCTTCCAGACCTCCCTGCCGTGCGCCGACGATGGAGCCACGCTGACCCGTCGGGTGACCCGCTGGATCCTCCAGCGCCTTGCCATCGACCGGATGAGTGTCGCGGCAACCGCCAAGGCCCTCGGCGTGGGCTGGGAATTGGTCAACAAGGTCGCCGTCACCGCCACCCGGAACCTCGTCTACGCCGACCCGTCGCACCTGGCCGGAGTACGGATCCTCGGAGTCGATGAGCATGTCTGGAAGCACACCCGCCGGCCCGGCGAGCCGTCCTCAATGGTCACCGTCCTGGTGGACCTGACCCCACTGGTCGACGGGGCGGGTCCGGCCCGTCTGATCGACATGCGGCCGGGCCGCAGCGCAGAGGTTCTGCGGACCTGGCTTCGTGAACGTGACCCGCAGTTCCGGGCCGGGGTACAGGTCGTGACGATGGACGGATTCGCCGGTTACGCCACCGCCGTCGACCACGATCTACCAGCGGCGAGGAAGGTCATGGACCCGTTCCATGTCGTCCACCTGGCCGCCGAGAAGCTGACGGGGTGTCGGCAACGCCTGCAGCGCGAAACCACCGGGCGGCGGGGGAGGAAGGACGATCCGTTGTACAAGCACCGCCGGGCGCTGCTGACAAGGACGAACTTCCTCACCGACCGGCAGAAACAACGTCTGGATCTGCTGTGGGACACCGACGACGACTACGTAGCGTTGCAGGTGACCTGGGAGTTCTACCAGGACGTCATCGCCGCGTACGGCCACCCGGACAAGTCACGGGGCAAGAAGTTGATGTCCAGGGTGATCGACGCTCTGCGTCAGGGTCTACCCGCGGGGCTGGAGGAGTTGGCACAGCTTGGACGGACCCTGTGGCGCCGACGGGCCGACATCCTCGCGTACTTCGACCTTGGCGCGACCAACGGGCCGGTGGAGGCGATCAATGGACGGCTGGAGCATCTGCGCGGCATCGCCCTGGGGTTCAGAAACCTGAACCACTACATCCTGAGGTCACTGATCCACTCAGGTCAGCTGCAGGACCGGATCAACGCACTCTAG
- a CDS encoding DUF402 domain-containing protein → MGDLHRPKTESFDIPGGTNTDPKGFVRSVDRWDSLPGALYMARPADHPRFGYLESWLIPALTLRVNRFHFRNGSGHGPWPGQELYVDIADVVPGSGDGRGGTPGSPWTTTDLYVDLVTYAHGHWELLDLDELGDALAAGFLDATTGSRALTASQRLVTGMIDAGGVEPWLATEGYPLSWADPASVTLAPPEK, encoded by the coding sequence ATGGGCGACCTCCACCGGCCCAAGACCGAGTCCTTCGACATCCCGGGCGGGACCAATACGGACCCGAAGGGGTTCGTCAGGTCCGTCGACCGCTGGGATTCACTCCCCGGTGCGCTCTACATGGCCCGGCCCGCCGACCATCCCCGGTTCGGTTATCTCGAGAGCTGGCTGATCCCGGCACTCACCCTGCGCGTGAACCGTTTCCACTTCCGCAACGGTTCCGGCCACGGCCCCTGGCCCGGCCAGGAGCTCTACGTCGACATCGCGGACGTCGTCCCCGGCAGCGGCGACGGACGTGGGGGAACGCCCGGCTCACCGTGGACGACCACGGACCTGTACGTCGATCTCGTCACCTACGCCCACGGCCACTGGGAACTCCTCGACCTCGACGAGCTCGGCGACGCCCTCGCCGCCGGCTTTCTGGACGCCACCACCGGCTCTCGGGCACTGACCGCCTCCCAACGGCTGGTCACCGGGATGATCGACGCCGGCGGTGTGGAACCGTGGCTCGCCACTGAGGGCTATCCGCTGTCGTGGGCCGACCCCGCCTCCGTCACGCTCGCGCCACCCGAAAAGTAA